In the genome of Palaemon carinicauda isolate YSFRI2023 chromosome 15, ASM3689809v2, whole genome shotgun sequence, one region contains:
- the LOC137653906 gene encoding uncharacterized protein, with amino-acid sequence MPDEKPWCFKCWGIGHISRYCAAPEKCAFCAAELDSRICPHRPPVPPTVVDSSSASTSTPLPLPTPDSSHWKCPRCNEPGVNVWHGCTRRSGSASNQLIAQQLPVPSIKPTVTASSQVTILRNAVDVLKSRCDSLTSRFEAIESRLESMDTRIDSLVTSFDNLTSKFATNDNTLQSLVEAQQVVNTSVTTLTEKLDSLATHLECVTNPHTGPLPRDTPPMHTRVTTASSSSRRSSKGHVR; translated from the coding sequence ATGCCAGACGAAAAGCCATGGTGTTTCAAATGCTGgggtatcggtcacatctcacgatactgtgctgcccctgaaaagtgtgcattttgtgctgctGAGCTTGATAGTCGGATCTGCCCTCATCGGCCCCCTGTACCACCCACAGTGGTTGACAGTTCTTCAGCATCAACATCAACCCCATTACCTCTACCTACACCGGACTCCTCGCATTGGAAATGCCCGAGATGTAATGAGCCTGGAGTCAATGTGTGGCATGGCTGTACCAGGCGTTCAGGCTCTGCATCGAACCAGCTTATTGCACAACAGCTTCCAGTGCCATCAATCAAACCCACTGTTACTGCCTCCTCACAAGTGACTATACTTCgtaatgctgtagatgtcctcaagtctcgatgtgactcccttacatcacgttttgaagccattgaatctcgtttagagagcatgGACACTCGCATTGACAGTCTCGTAACCTCCTTTGACAatctaacttctaaatttgctactaATGATAACACACTACAATCTCTTGTTGAAGCTCAGCAGGTTGTTAACACATCAGTCACTACACTCACTGAGAAACTTGACTCACTTGCTACACATCTTGAGTGTGTTACTAATCCCCATACAGGACCTTTGCCACGTGATACACCACCAATGCATACCCGTGTCACCACTGCCTCTTCATCTAGTCGCCGTTCTTCCAAGGGACATGTTCGATaa